The following are encoded together in the Naumannella cuiyingiana genome:
- a CDS encoding NuoB/complex I 20 kDa subunit family protein, with amino-acid sequence MGVEEKLPSGVLLTTVEGLFGWMRQASFWPATFGLACCAIEMMTYGAPRYDSGRWGQEVFRASPRQADLMIVAGRVSQKMAPVLRQIYDQMPNPKFVLSMGVCASSGGMFNNYAIVQGVDHVVPVDMYVPGCPPRPEMLIDGMFKLREIVQRQKIGSNAEAEITEREREALTATPTHEMKGLLR; translated from the coding sequence ATGGGTGTTGAGGAGAAGCTCCCCAGCGGCGTGCTGCTGACGACCGTCGAGGGCCTGTTCGGCTGGATGCGCCAGGCCTCGTTCTGGCCGGCGACCTTCGGGCTCGCCTGCTGCGCGATCGAGATGATGACCTACGGTGCGCCGCGCTACGACTCCGGCCGCTGGGGCCAGGAGGTGTTCCGCGCCTCCCCGCGGCAGGCCGACCTGATGATCGTCGCCGGCCGGGTCAGCCAGAAGATGGCGCCGGTGCTGCGTCAGATCTATGACCAGATGCCGAACCCGAAGTTCGTGCTCTCGATGGGCGTGTGCGCCAGCTCCGGCGGCATGTTCAACAACTACGCGATCGTCCAGGGCGTCGATCACGTGGTGCCGGTCGACATGTACGTGCCCGGCTGCCCGCCGCGTCCGGAGATGTTGATCGACGGGATGTTCAAGCTGCGCGAGATCGTCCAGCGGCAGAAGATCGGCTCGAATGCCGAGGCCGAGATCACCGAGCGCGAGCGCGAGGCGCTGACGGCCACGCCGACGCACGAGATGAAGGGGCTGCTGCGGTGA
- a CDS encoding geranylgeranyl reductase family protein, with protein MTQGLAAEAEADVIVVGAGPAGSTAAAYLARRGLDVLLLEKSAFPREKVCGDGLTPRATRQLIRLGIDTSEQAGWLHNKGLRIYGGDRPFELNWPDLTDFPPYGLVRPRADFDDLLAKHAVAAGAKMLENCNVTEPVLDERTGRIRGVRTRDGRTFLAPLVVAADGNSTRLSVAMGLQKKDNRPMGVAVRTYYTSPRTNDDYLESWLELWDGKPGQSDLLPGYGWIFGMGDGTCNVGLGILNTSSAFGKTDYKDLLQRWLDNTPAEWGFREQNRTIPVRGAALPMGFNRTPHYTRGLLLIGDAGGMVNPFNGEGIAYAMESAELAADAIAEAHYRGVGTPSAERALRGYPTALSDRLGGYYRLGTIFVKLIGNPQVMRLCTRYGLPRRTLMRFTLKLLANLTDASDGDAMDKIINGLSKIAPSA; from the coding sequence ATGACCCAGGGTCTCGCCGCGGAGGCGGAGGCCGACGTCATCGTCGTCGGGGCCGGGCCGGCAGGCTCGACGGCCGCCGCCTACCTGGCCCGCCGCGGTCTCGACGTGCTGCTGTTGGAGAAGTCTGCCTTCCCGCGCGAGAAGGTCTGCGGCGACGGCCTCACCCCGCGCGCCACCCGGCAGCTCATCCGCCTCGGGATCGACACCTCCGAGCAGGCGGGTTGGCTGCACAACAAGGGCCTGCGGATCTACGGCGGCGACCGGCCGTTCGAGCTGAACTGGCCCGACCTGACGGACTTCCCGCCTTACGGCCTGGTCCGCCCGCGCGCCGACTTCGACGACCTGCTGGCCAAGCATGCGGTGGCCGCGGGGGCGAAGATGCTGGAGAACTGCAACGTCACCGAGCCGGTCCTCGACGAGCGCACGGGCCGGATCCGGGGCGTCCGGACGCGAGACGGGCGTACCTTCCTCGCTCCGCTGGTGGTCGCCGCCGACGGCAACTCGACCCGGCTTAGCGTCGCGATGGGCCTGCAGAAGAAGGACAACCGGCCGATGGGCGTGGCCGTGCGGACCTACTACACGAGCCCGCGGACCAACGACGACTACCTCGAGTCGTGGCTGGAGCTGTGGGACGGCAAGCCGGGTCAGTCCGATCTGCTCCCGGGCTACGGCTGGATCTTCGGGATGGGCGACGGCACCTGCAATGTCGGCCTCGGCATCCTGAACACCTCCTCGGCCTTCGGCAAGACCGACTACAAGGACCTGCTCCAGCGCTGGCTGGACAACACCCCCGCCGAGTGGGGCTTCCGCGAACAGAACCGGACCATCCCGGTCCGCGGCGCCGCCCTGCCGATGGGTTTCAACCGCACGCCGCACTACACCCGCGGGCTGTTGTTGATCGGCGATGCGGGCGGCATGGTCAATCCGTTCAACGGCGAGGGCATCGCGTACGCCATGGAGTCGGCCGAGCTGGCCGCCGACGCGATCGCCGAGGCCCACTACCGCGGGGTGGGTACGCCGAGCGCCGAGCGCGCCCTGCGCGGCTACCCGACCGCCCTGTCGGACCGCCTCGGCGGCTACTACCGGCTCGGCACCATCTTCGTGAAGCTGATCGGCAATCCGCAGGTGATGCGGCTGTGTACCCGCTACGGTCTGCCGCGGCGTACCCTGATGCGCTTCACGCTGAAGCTGCTGGCCAACCTGACCGACGCCTCCGACGGCGACGCGATGGACAAGATCATCAACGGCCTCTCCAAGATCGCCCCGTCAGCATGA
- a CDS encoding NADH-quinone oxidoreductase subunit A produces MNDPYAPLLVLLVIAAGFVAVSVITSMLVGPQRWNRAKYDSYECGIEPTPQPVGGGRFPVKYYVTAMMFIIFDIEIVFLYPWAVSSNQLGTFALVQVVIFVAVVMIAYFYELRRGGLEWD; encoded by the coding sequence ATGAACGATCCGTACGCACCACTGCTGGTGCTGTTGGTGATAGCTGCGGGCTTCGTCGCGGTCTCGGTGATCACCAGCATGCTCGTCGGGCCGCAGCGCTGGAACCGCGCCAAGTACGACTCCTACGAGTGCGGCATCGAGCCGACCCCGCAGCCGGTGGGCGGCGGCCGGTTCCCCGTCAAGTACTACGTCACGGCGATGATGTTCATCATCTTCGACATCGAGATCGTCTTCTTGTATCCGTGGGCGGTGAGCAGCAACCAGCTCGGCACCTTCGCCCTGGTCCAGGTCGTGATCTTCGTGGCCGTGGTGATGATCGCCTACTTCTACGAACTCCGCCGCGGCGGTCTCGAATGGGACTGA